The genome window AGGGCGGAGTTCGTCGATTCGAAGGCGTTCTACGCCGGCCACACCGACGAGTTGATCCTCACCGTGACGCGCGAAGAATAGGGACTGTCCCTATTTAGATGGTCGTTTCGTCGGGGATCACGGCGTTCTTGCGTACGATGACGATCCCCTCGCGGATGGCCCAGCCCGGTCCGTCCGCCTCCTGCAGCCCCTGCTTGTTGGTGATGCGGACGTTGCGGCCGATGTGCGCGTTCTTGTCGACGATCGCGTTCTGGATCAGCGTCCCCTCGCCGATCCCCGGCGGCGGGGAGCCGGGAGGCGCCGGCGGGAAGTAGGGGTCGAGCCCCATGATCAGCGAGCGCCGCACGGTCGCGTGGGTGAGGATCGAGCGGACGCCGACGATCGAGTCCTCGATCGTCGAGCCCACGACCTGCGTCCCCTCGCACAGGATCCCGTTGTTGAACCGCGTGGCGGTGATCACCGAGCCCGGGAGGTACCGCGGGTGGGTGTAGAACAGCCAGTTCGGGTCGCGGAACGAGAACGGCGGGTCGGCCTTCACCAGGTCCATGTGCGCGTCGTAGAACGACCGGATCGTCCCGATGTCGCGCCAGTACCCGCCGAAGGCGTAGGCCTGGACACGTTTCTCCTTCACCAGCGACGGGATCACGTGGTGGCCGAAGTCGCGCAGCTCCGGCCGGAGCGCCGACGCGAGCACGTCCTTGTTGAAGATGTAGATCCCCATCGACGCGAGGAAGGGTTTGCCCTCGGGGAGGCCGTACCGCGCAAGCAGCTGCGGGTCCGCCTCCATCCCCGCCCGCCCGGC of Candidatus Polarisedimenticolaceae bacterium contains these proteins:
- a CDS encoding sugar phosphate nucleotidyltransferase — its product is MVGVPTTGREHDVITVILGGGRGQRLDPLTSQRSKPAVPIAGKYRLIDIPIGNCIHSGMERMFLLTQFNSVSLHRHIVRTYAFDHFSRGFVQILAAQQTPGDDTWYQGTADAVRQNLDFIVESRGDFVMILSGDHMYRMDYRLMLREHLESNADLTIGVLPCTESEICELGAVRTDPTGRIVEFREKPKDAAGRAGMEADPQLLARYGLPEGKPFLASMGIYIFNKDVLASALRPELRDFGHHVIPSLVKEKRVQAYAFGGYWRDIGTIRSFYDAHMDLVKADPPFSFRDPNWLFYTHPRYLPGSVITATRFNNGILCEGTQVVGSTIEDSIVGVRSILTHATVRRSLIMGLDPYFPPAPPGSPPPGIGEGTLIQNAIVDKNAHIGRNVRITNKQGLQEADGPGWAIREGIVIVRKNAVIPDETTI